A region from the Candidatus Dadabacteria bacterium genome encodes:
- a CDS encoding HEPN domain-containing protein has product MDENKKKILSDILHKSMENIGIKNQMGERAPSVEQYKSLYLRKRESANEIIFYQRYGVKWLPWYGVVNVPDIKDDSIKSELVDFLKDELKEYVEGDYIVSCLSVSTPNYSLNDLLQSVLKVSMVWGVEKAVSVFEQCVDKKSSIPIKRFALIEGVINQSEMEIFEGIRLMTGKDLFVDCPNCREEFLLQDRGVGFAHNGFIVADYSLSPIFVKPSAYQFFQPSPFQEKLQSTEINKFDFVSFCNILSLVSNNRIRPMIVSDYVMGDMAEFGYLTNDDVALGGFLRNKYQVYERDRSAMPVSISKEQMEEAKSLYLKVYDSNRKEFDLLRTVVIPRWVKAKKFIGGRFYVDDFIDLGIALESLYVPDSGSGEISFKLRTRASCHLGANVEEKMDIFRKFKAIYDQRSRAVHRGEVEKKVKIGGKDTSISSVLESAQDLCRESILKVIEAGGVPDWDSLVVSGGQTPTPSITSGNQEG; this is encoded by the coding sequence ATGGACGAGAACAAGAAAAAGATACTGAGCGACATTCTGCATAAGTCTATGGAGAATATAGGGATTAAAAATCAAATGGGTGAAAGAGCGCCTTCCGTTGAGCAATACAAGTCGCTCTATTTGAGAAAACGAGAAAGTGCTAATGAAATCATTTTTTATCAACGTTATGGTGTAAAGTGGTTGCCTTGGTATGGAGTGGTAAATGTTCCCGATATTAAAGATGACTCTATCAAATCAGAACTGGTAGATTTTCTAAAAGATGAATTGAAAGAATATGTGGAAGGAGACTACATAGTGTCCTGCTTATCGGTATCAACCCCTAACTATTCATTGAATGATTTACTCCAATCTGTTTTGAAAGTCTCAATGGTTTGGGGTGTTGAAAAAGCCGTATCTGTTTTTGAGCAATGTGTAGACAAAAAGTCTTCTATTCCCATAAAAAGATTTGCCCTTATAGAAGGTGTAATCAATCAAAGCGAGATGGAAATATTTGAGGGGATACGTTTGATGACCGGTAAAGATTTATTCGTGGATTGTCCAAACTGTCGCGAAGAATTCTTGCTCCAAGATCGTGGTGTGGGATTCGCTCATAATGGTTTCATTGTGGCTGACTATTCATTGTCTCCTATCTTTGTCAAACCGTCAGCATATCAGTTTTTTCAGCCTTCTCCTTTTCAAGAAAAATTGCAAAGCACGGAGATCAACAAGTTTGATTTTGTAAGTTTTTGCAACATATTATCTCTTGTGTCCAATAACCGTATAAGACCCATGATTGTTTCAGACTATGTGATGGGAGATATGGCTGAATTCGGCTATTTGACCAACGATGATGTTGCTCTCGGAGGTTTTCTTCGAAACAAATATCAAGTCTATGAGCGAGATAGATCGGCAATGCCGGTTAGCATTTCCAAGGAACAGATGGAAGAAGCAAAATCTTTGTATCTAAAAGTTTATGATTCTAATAGAAAAGAATTTGATTTGTTACGCACCGTAGTAATACCCAGATGGGTAAAAGCAAAAAAGTTCATTGGAGGGAGATTCTATGTTGATGATTTTATTGACTTGGGGATAGCGTTGGAATCTCTGTATGTTCCGGACTCTGGTTCGGGAGAAATATCTTTCAAATTAAGAACACGTGCCTCTTGTCATTTGGGCGCAAATGTTGAAGAAAAGATGGATATTTTTCGAAAGTTCAAAGCCATATACGACCAGCGTTCCAGAGCCGTTCATCGCGGAGAGGTTGAGAAGAAAGTCAAAATAGGCGGGAAAGATACAAGCATTTCTTCCGTGTTGGAATCCGCTCAAGATTTGTGCCGCGAATCAATCTTGAAAGTTATTGAGGCTGGCGGAGTTCCTGATTGGGATTCTTTGGTTGTTAGTGGAGGTCAAACTCCAACACCCTCAATCACTTCGGGCAATCAGGAAGGTTAG